A segment of the Salvelinus namaycush isolate Seneca chromosome 42, SaNama_1.0, whole genome shotgun sequence genome:
TTGTGTCGACGTCATTCATCTTGAGGCTTTGCACAACCTCTCCAGGGCTAAACCAGAGATGCTCTAATGCAGTATAATATAACATGCTGTTCATTTCCTCTGTCAAATTAGATCTAAAAACGTGTTTCCAGCTAAATGATTGAAATGCAGCGGTGTTGGGTTTTATTCTTTTGAACTTTTTTTGGTTTATTGTTAAAATTATATTCTATTTACAATAAATCAGTCGAAGCCTCGTTCCACTCAGACGTCAAACCCAGCTGGACTAATTAACTGTCGCGGCAACAAATTGGGAATGATCTTCCCCAGATTATTTACAAGGTTATAATTCAGAGAAGAAGAGAATGCTTTGCGATGTAGACTGAACCGGTTTGTATCTGGCTTTTCTGACTGCCAGATGTCAATGGAAAACAGAGCAGTAAATATCTGATAGTGTTTGGTTTTTATGTCCACTGTTGCGGATTGCTTTGTTTTAGTACGTGTGGATATCCTCGTTTCCACACAAAGGCTTTGATGTGACTGTGTTCGCACCTCATCTAAACAATCATCGCCTGGCAATCAAATCGATCAGCCGGCCCGTGGTGTGGTGCACTGCTGCTCAGGGGCCAGGCGGATGACGTCACACATCAATACGCTGTTTTCCTAACAGTGCAGAAGTTTTTAAGTAGGTAGCCCAGAGGTTAGAGAAGCGGACCAGTAGGTTGCTGGTTCGAGCAATCGGGTAGTTGAGCTCCCAACTGGAAGGTTCCCACCATCTAGGAAAGAAATGAAGGAGACGAGACTAGGAGACGAGACCACTTCATACTATCCACCCCATATCATTGGAAGCGTCTGGCACGCAACAACACCCTAGTGTCCGTGAAAAGCGTGTCGGAGCCTATGTTTTAACAGTGGGTATTGATATTGATATTTGCTTTAAGTCTCCTCAGAATTCTGGTGAGTTGTGGAAAAGTAAATGTACTATTATTTAACGCCTGCGGTGATCACAGTCAAAAATGCCACGCTGGGGCTTCAGAGTCGCCGCGCAGatttgttttcactttggggtAAATTGGATCAGAACAGTCAAGATGGCTGAACCACTCAGCATAGTTTCCACACAGACTAGGTTCAAATGGATCCTAATGAGTCCCCAGGGAACACTACCATAGCAGTGGGCTGAACATAATCTCAAAGAAGTCTTGCATTAGATACCTGGAAAAAATATATTATCTGCTGGACCTTTTAATGTAATAAAGGCAGGGAGTCAGTATGCCATCCCTGAACCCAGTCTAGAATACTATACCTTCTGTGGCAGAGCCTGTATTGTAGCttatataaataatatatacCATTTGAACAGACgcctttatccaaagcgacttagtcattcTTGCATAATATTTTCGTATGGTTGGTCCCGGGAATcagacccactatcctggcgttgcaagcactatgctctaccaactgagctacagaggaccacagtcacacagctacagaggaccacagtcacacagctacagaggaccacagctTTGTCAAGAACTACTTTACATGCCAGTCAGACAAACTCACTCTTATCCAAAAGTGACTTAACTACAAGTTCATAttgggtgtctctgtctgtgtgtctgtctgtctgtgtctctgtctgtggttTAACCCTTTCCTCTCTGTGTGTCCTAtcacagagaagggagagaagaagCCTGTGGCCACTCAGGAGGAGGCTAAGGTGGACGTGTCACGTCTGGACATGAGGGTGGGACGCATCGTCACGGCCGAGAAGCACCCGGACGCCGACTCACTCTATGTGGAGCAGGTGGATGTGGGAGAGGCAGCCCCCAGGACGGTGGTCAGCGGGCTGGTCAAGCACATACCCATAGATCAGGTACTGGAATGCACAGCCTAGTACCAACACAGCCTAGTACCAACACAGTCTAACACCGGCTACTGCCCAACCAAATGTCAGATCCGCTCTGAaaaatcagatcagctctgaataAGATccgatgtgaaaagatctgatgtgattggtcaaagaaCAAATTTGTGGGGGAAAAGTTCAGAATTGGGTTACCTGTCTAAATGCAGCCAAAGAGCCTCATAATGTCAAGTATTCACGCAAGGCCTGTGTCAGTCAGACAACTCATCGGGTTGTTACCAGACCAACTCATCGggctgttaccagaccaactcatcgggctgttaccagaccaactcatcgggctgttaccagaccaactcatcgggttgttaccagaccaactcatcgggctgttaccagaccaactcatcgggctgttaccagaccaactcatcgggctgttaccagaccaactcatcgggctgttaccagaccaactcatcgggctgttaccagaccaactcatcgggctgttaccagaccaactcatcgggctgttaccagaccaactcatcgggctgttaccagaccaactcatcgggctgttaccagaccaactcatcgggctgttaccagaccaactcatcgggctgttaccagaccaactcatcgggctgttaccagaccaactcatcgggctgttaccagaccaactcatcgggctgttaccagaccaactcatcgggctgttaccagaccaactcatcgggctgttaccagaccaactcatcgggctgttaccagaccaactcatcgggctgttaccagaccaactcatcgggctgttaccagaccaactcatcgggctgttaccagaccaactcatcgggctgttaccagaccaactcatcgggctgttaccagaccaactcatcgggctgttaccagaccaactcatcgggctgttaccagaccaactcatcgggctgttaccagaccaactcatcgggctgttaccagaccaactcatcgggctgttaccagaccaactcatcgggctgttaccagaccaactcatcgggctgttaccagaccaactcatcgggctgttaccagaccaactcatcgggctgttaccagaccaactcatcgggctgttaccagaccaactcatcgggctgttaccagaccaactGTTACCAGCCCCTTTGGAATGTTTTGTGTGTCTGGAACCCAGTCTGCCCACAGACAATACAGAGTAAGACTGTTACTGTACTTAACTGGGAGGTACTGGGAGCTTAACGGTCATTCAGGAAGACTTGGGAGGCTGACCTAGTAGACTACAAAGCTCTCTACATGCTTTTGGTAGTCAAATAACATTGGTTTTAAAGATTGCTGTTTTAACACTACTGTGTCGTTGTTTTTTTTGCCTTATTTTCACTACAATAAATTCAGCTGTTTTTATTGGACACACGGGTGCTATAACTCTGGCTAGCCAGGGtcatgttctgggtttaataacccaTGTAAAGTGACTACTCCAATGTAGTCTGTCAGGGTTCACGTGACGCTTTTTAATGTCTACGACGTAGGTTTCTGCACACACAGACTTGGTTTTCAGTTAGTTATTGCCCCGGAATTTACGATTTGTCTCAGACGCAAAAGTCATTTGTTTGCGGTCTTATTCAGCGAGCAGAAGTCCCCGGTTTCTCTTTACAATCAAACCTCTTTTCTCGGTTTGCCTCTTTTGATTCATCTCCAAAACATAGTGAGTCTTTGTACATCCTGCTTTATATAGACAATGTATGATCCCTATAAATGAAAGCACATGCACGTTGGACTCTTTGTACACAAACACTGTCAGAGTCATATATCTATGGTTCTATGAGAAGAGTAATTGGGAATgacattttttattacatttttatatacaTTTATTGAAAGACTTGTAGTTCTGTAGCTATCTGCTACATTACTAAGCTAGGGCCTACATTTGTTTGACAATCATTTTTATTGCATTTTAATGTACGTTCTGTAGTTGAAGTGTGTTGAATTGTGAAGTGTTTCTTCACCACTGAAATAACCTTTTTCACTGAGACATTTGTCATAAGCCGTAGTCAATTACACAGAGACTCCAAGACAGTCCAAGCACATGTCCCTGTAATGACTAGATTTCATTTTGGTCATTTAAAGAGAGAATGCCTTCTTCCTTCCACACCGGGGCTTGACGAGCAGCCTTCTTCCTTCCACACCGGGGCTTGACGAGCAGCCTTCTTCCTTCCACACCGGGGCTTGACGAGCAGCCTTCTTCCTTCCACACCGGGGCTTGACGAGCAGCCTTCTTCCTTCCACACCGGGGCTTGACGAGCAGCCTTCTTCCTTCCACACCGGGGCTTGACGAGCAGCCTTCTTCCTTCCACACCGGGGCTTGACGAGCAGCCTTCTTCCTTCCACACCGGGGCTTGACGAGCAGCCTTCTTCCTTCCACACCGGGGCTTGACGAGCAGCCTTCTTCCTTCCACACCGGGGCTTGACGAGCAGCCTTCTTCCTTCCACACCGGGGCTTGACGAGCAGCCTTCTTCCTCCCACACCGGGGCTTGACGAGCAGCCTTCTTCCTTCCACACCGGGGCTTGACGAGCAGCCTTCTTCCTTCCACACCGGGGCTTGACGAGCAGCCTTCTTCCTTCCACACAGGGGCTTGACGAGCAGCCTTCTTCCTTCCACACCGGGGCTTGACGAGCAGCCTTCTTCCTTCCACACCGGGGCTTGACGAGCAGCCTTCTTCCTTCCACACCGGGGCTTGACGAGCAGCCTTCTTCCTTCCACACCGGGGCTTGACGAGCAGCCTTCTTCCTTCCACACCGGGGCTTGACGAGCAGCCTTCTTCCTTCCACACCGGGGCTTGACGAGCAGCCTTCTTTCTTCCACACTGGGGCTAGACGAGCAGCATTTGGACAAGTAGAACCCACAGTTAACAGAATCCTTACTTTTCCTTTCTCGTCAAGTCATTCATTGTGTGAGAGTCAACGTGACGACAGACCATGCATACAAGACATTGAGCCTTCCCTGTTTCAAGGAACATATTGGAGTTTGAAGAACGACATGAGGAGTAAAGCTAAACACTTTCACTGGCAGCAATGTAGAGGGCCCTCTACATTGCTGCCagtatgcatgtatgcatgtagAGGGCCCACTGGCAGCAATGTAGAGGGCCCACTGGCAGCAATGTAGAGGGCCCACTGGCAGCAATGTAGAGGGCCCACTGGCAGCAATGTTGATTTGAGTGCCCTGGCATGTTTGTCCCTTGTACGTTGGCCGGAATAAGGAAACTTTGGAAACCCAAATTCTAGCGTGTTTGGATTGTGTTCAGTTTTAACCTTTGTCAAGTGATTTCAGGCCTCATTGCCATTACATGAAATTGAATGTCAACCCCTCAATTGAGGAAATTACATAATCACAGGGTGAGAGTAGAGCTGTGACATAGACGCACAAAACTTGACTTCTGTAGTCCGCACATCCGACTGATTACAAAACTGACGTCACACACACTCTTTCCCCGCTAAGCAAATGGCGCTTGAGGAAGAAAAGCTGCCGCAAGAAGGCTGTCAAAACAATGTGTCACACTGAGGGGAATGTATGCAGATTTATGTCAACATTTACTTTTTAAAAGGATGTTTCCAAAATGAAGACATCATTATTTTCCTAGCTGTGACACGCACCATGACTTTGTACACTGTAttctctccatcctcttctctTTTGATGGAAATGGCTTCTGGCCTTCTCAGAGTTTGGGTAACCTCCGAGGTCACTCCACAGACATGAAAGAATAATGTTGTTTTCTCTCGCTCTTCTTGGTTTCTGAAATAAggcacaccatacacacacaccatatgccGCCGGAGGCAGTCATTTTACATGACAAGATTGGACATGGGGGAATTGTGTGAATAGGATTCTGAAAACCACAGTACTGCAAAGAGATCGAGAGTGGAGACCACACCAATTGGTGTTTTCTCTTCTCAACCAATCAAGTCATAAAGTAGGCCATTCATTCTGAAGACAGCACTGTAAGATGCCCTGTGTGGTTTGTACAGAGTCAAAGCAGTGCTCCCTAATCTCTCTCTACTAGTAAAACATGTATTCTTTATTTCAATACTTTTTCCTCTTGTCCGTCAGAAGAATGTTAAATATATGTATTTAATATCTCTGTATCTCAGTATAGTTGTAAACCTTTTCCCTTTCTCTTATTACCCCCACCCCCCCAGATGCAGAATCGCATGGCGGTGCTGCTGTGCAACCTGAAGCCAGCTAAGATGAGAGGCGTGGTGTCCCAGGCCATGGTGATGTGTGCCAGCTCCCCAGACAAGGTGGAGATTCTAGACCCTCCCAGCGGTGCCGTGCCCGGGGACAGAGTCATCTTCCAGGGCTTCCCAGGTACTGTAACACCCCTGACCATCttggcccgtatccacaaagagtctcagagtaggagtgctgatctaggatcagtttgccTTGTAGATCATAATGAAGAAGATTGTATGGAcaggtcctagatcagcactccttttctgagaggctttgtgaatatgggccctgacCTCTAGGGTCTACTTCATCAGCCTGGTTAAACTAGACTGAATGCTGCACTCAATGGGGAGCACAGTGTTCAGTCTCGTTTAGCCAGGCTACTTTATCATACCCTCTACAGCTCAACCTGCTTTTGACTCTAGACCTGCTTTTAAGCTAATAAGCTAATAAGCTGTAACCAGGAAGTGACTGCCCCCACAGCCTTGTAGTTTTTCAACTTTTGGAGTTTTCTTTTATGATCTTCAATGTGCAAAAACATAACGTGATGGTCTTCAAGCACAAAAACTTCCTAAAGGGCATCTGGTAGAAGTACATTCATCCTCAAAACCATATTTGATATCTATCTTAAATGACTGCGTTTTCATGAATTTGATGATAGAATCGCAACGGCCATTTAAAAAAGCATGGGAAACGGAAGTAAAGCGGAAGTAGCCGTCACTTTCACAGGGTATCCTAACCTCGATAACACTTCACATATATCTTTATAAAGGGGGGTTGTCAAAGGTttataaactgaacaaaaatataaacgcaacatgtaaagtgatggtttcatgagctgaaataaaagatcccagaatgtTCCATATGtaccaaaagcttatttctctccaattttgtgctcaaatttgtttacattagTGAGcagttctcctttgccaagataatccatccacctgacaggtgtggcatatcaagaagctgattaaacagcatgatcattacacaggtgtgcACCTTAGGCTAGGGATGATAAAAGGCAGCTCTAAATGTCAGTTTTGGCACACAAcagaatgccacagatgtctcaagttttgagggagcgagcaattggcattctgagtgcatgaatgtccaccagagctgttgccagagcgtttaatgttaatttctctaccataagccgcctccaacgttatttttgagaatttggcagtatgtccaaccagtctcacaaccgcagaccacgtgtaaccacgccagcccaggacctcaaaatctggcttcttcacctgcaggatcgtctgaggcCAGCCACCCTGACCGCTGATGAACTGAGGGgtttttctgtctgtaataaagccgtTTTTATGGGGAAaattcattctgattggctgggtctggGCATGgctgtgaaatccataaattagggcctaattaattaattttattTGATTGATGTCCTTATATTaactctaactcagtaaaatagttgaaattgttgcatggtgagtttttatatttttgttcggtataagTAGTTTGTCGACCAATTATTGGTTAGTTCATCTAGTTGGTTCAAATCCAGACCATGTCACTTGGGTAACTGAATTAAATGTGGTAAAGTAGTTGAAGGCTTGATGTTTGCCATTCCACTGGTTAAAATGAAAGTAGCATACAATGAGTGTGGTATGATGGTGGAACACCACGTTAGCTTCAGCTGCATCTGGTGGAATGGGACACAGCCAGTGTGCTCGAGTCATGAATTATTTATTACCAACAAGCCACTTCAGATGACCCAACACCAAAGAACATCAATAGATTCCAACCAAGAGGAAAATGACTGAATGCATTGCTCTGAGCAAAATAACGTGGTTGGCCTTATTGCCTTTACATTTGTACATGAAATGACATGTGAAGAACCAACTGTCCTCTTGCCATCTTTCCACGGGTAACAAAGGCTTTATCTTTGAAGAGAGGAATCACAAAGCCTTCTCAAGACCCCACAGAGTTTTCCTATTGCAGCGTTTACTCCTCTGTTCTCTTTAGTGGTTGGAGCTAAATGGACTGTGACTGTTAACGGAATAGACACGCAAATCAACTCCCTCTGACTAAAGTGTAAGTCAGGTCCTCTTTTCCCACAATCTCACAATTAAATGTAAAGTATATAGTCTTTTTCGTTATGTCGGACCACAGTAAGACTAGCTGCCGCCATTGatgtcggctaatggggatcctaatacatCTGAATCCACAACCAAGAGAAGGGAGTTTAGGAGGTGGGAGAGTATTTGAAAGACCCTAAATGCCTTTTTCAAGGACCTAGGACTGGTTTGATTCAGATGTAGAGAATTAAAGAGCTCTTTATACCAAATCACCCAACAAAACACAGCTTATGGAACTCATCATCTTTAACAGAGTGACTATACACTATCCCAGTGCCTTTTTAACCATACTCCATGTTCAATGTCATGCCTGGGAAATGAACAGAAACCCGAACTAGAGGAAAGCCTGCCTGAACGTCATAAAATGTCCAACCTCATGGCTCGCCGGATGTTGAAGGGGAAAACCCACCATCATCAATGTGACTGTGATTTTAGATTTGTTCTTGTCAGGAGCTAATAAGAAAATATGGTTGTGGGGCTGGCAAAACAAAACGATttgggggagggggagagtggTTGTGCGGTTGTTGGTAGGGAAAAATAACTGAACTGGGAGTTTCCCTGAGATAGAGAGGCTGTGGCGATAGAAAGGGAGAATAGGGACGAGGGAGTGTCCATCACACAGACACCCTTtcatcttctctctcctcctctcttctccttccctctcccgtCCCCTTtctattctcctctcccctctcctttctattctgctccttcctcttctccttccctctcctctctattctcctctcccctctcctttctattctgctccttcctcttctccttccctctcctctctattctcctctcccctctcctttctattctgctccttcctcttctccttccctctcctctattctcctctcccctctcctttctattctgctccttcctcttctccttccctctcctctctattctcctctcccctcctttctattctgctccttcctcttctccttccctctcctctctcttctccttccatctcctctcctttctaTTCTGCTCCTTtttcttctccttccctctcccctctcctttctatTCTGCTCCTTtttcttctccttccctctcccctctcctttctatTCTGCTCCTTtttcttctccttccctctcctctctcttctccttccatctcccctctcctttctattctgctccttcctcttctccttccctctcctctctattctcctctcccctctcctttctattctgctccttcctcttctccttccctctcctctctattctcctctaccctctcctttCTATTCTGCTCCTTtttcttctccttccctctcccctctcctatcTATTCTGCTCCTTTttcttctcctttcttctcctctctccttccctctcctctctccttcctcttctcctctcatagCGGCCCTTCCTCAAGCTGTTTGTTTAACGAGGGATCCCCCTCGGCCAAAAATACTTGTTTTACGACTACGCACGTCAATTAGAGCCACATTCAGGTTGGTCGCACAGAGAAGGACCACAGGAtggcagagaggagagggcgatggagggaggaggaggagatgggcaGGGGTGCTAAGGCGGTCTCATCGGTTTCTAGCTGTTCTGTACACATGTCTGGGTTGTTTAAAAAACGTAGCCGCGGCGGTGATGGCAAACGCTTTTCCAAACCGGATGTTGTTTACAGTGAGGGTTAAAGGATGATGGACTTGGTTTTAGGTTCATTCCCTCTCTCTTATTTTGATGTCAGCTTTGGTCCCCCAGAATAAGCCTTCCACGTCATAGAATATCCAGCCTCATGTCTCACCTGACGTTGAAGGTGGAAACCCACCACCATCAATGTGACTGATTTTTAGATGTGTTTTTGTCCTGGAGCTAATACAAAAATATGGTTGTGGGGCTGGCAAAacaaaatgttttgggggggggttgagtTGTGCAGTTGTTGGTAGGGGAACAGTACCTGAACTGGGAGTTGGGGAGTGAgttgtggggagagagagaggtggaacatGACGAGAGATTTTCCATCACAGACGCCCCGTCAGGACTGGAGCCCGCTGACATCAGCCTGGgttctcctttcatctcctctcACCGGCCCCTCCTCAAGCTGTTTGTTTAACGAGCGATCCCACTAGGGCGGTCATTCAATTCCCAGCGGCCAAAAAAACGTGTTTTTTACGACTCTACGCACACAGAGAACGACCAcggaatggaagagaggagagaaggaaggaggaggcGGGGGTGCTAAGGCGGTCTCGTCGGTTTCTAGCTGTTCTGTACACACCTCTGGGTCGTTAAAAAACATAGCCGGGGCGGTGGTGGCCAACACTTTTCCGACAAGAtgttgttgacattgagggatgATGGCCTATTATTCTCTCTTTTTGACATTCCTTCTCTCTTATTTTGATGTCAGCTTTGGTCCCCCAGGATTCCAGATTTTAGGGAGTTGTACTGTTAGCAAAATTTGAGATTCTCCTATGAACTTTCCAGAATTGTGCACTCCTATTTTATAGTGACATTTCTGTGCTAGCTAGTAGCACCAAGTCAGTAAGTCAGTCCAGCATTGGTCTTGGTGTGGATAGATAACAGTAATTGCTCACACATTCACCAGCCCTAATGAGCATCCGGGTTCCTGTTCAAACTAGAGTGTGTCAAAGCTGGGAAAATTCGACAAAAGAATTCCTTCACACGTCTTCCAGGATGTTTGTGATGAGGAGTAGGAAAAGATCACACCCCAACAGAAGCACGTTATGAATCCAATGTGGAGTGCCAGTTATGAATCCATACAGATGCCAAGTTATATCCAAACACTGCCAATAACACAATGCTGAGGTAATGAAGAACTCCCTAACTCCATTAGTTGCCGACAAACATGGATGTTGTATACGTTTTGAATTAGCGCTAAAAGAGTAAAAGCTTCTGTAAAACTTCTGGTTCAGCTTTTTTTACGTTTCAAAATCGACACTACGCCAAGGAAGTACTCCAGCAGCACAAACCAATGGTCTAGCACAAGGCTACAGAAAAGCTAGCAAGGCAGATAAAGTGTTGCCACCATCATCTACTGTGGTTGCCCCTAGAGGCATCATGTCATCGAAATGAAGGAGGCATGTTCCCCCTCAAATTTTATTCATACAAAGATACAAGCGATGCACAATGAGATATTCAATATGGCCCCCTCAAATGATCTAGTGCAAAACACCACTGCATTGCTCCATACAAGGTACGTGGGTCATCATAACTGTCGGAGCTGTCATCTAGTTTCTCTTTCCTATGTTTCCAGGTGAGCCAGACAAGGAGCTGTCATCTAGTTTCTCTCTCCTATGTTTCCAGGTGAGCCAGACAAGGAGCTGAACCCCAAGAAGAAGGTGTGGGAGGCGGTGCAGCCGGACCTGAAGACAGACGGCCAGTGTGTGGCCAACTACAAGGGAGCCCCCTTCGAGATCGCCGGCAAGGGAGTATGCAAAGCTCAGACCATGAGCAACAGCGGCATCAAATAAAGGAAGACGAATGCAGAGGACGGAGCCGTAGAACTAGAATGGTGGGAAATAGTGGGATTGGGAAACGTGTGAATGACCGCTCCAGTCATTTTATTTCTATAGGTGGAACTAGCGAAGGTCCTTGTTCAGCCTGTGGAACTGCTACTCATCCATGGTGCTGagggtgatggtgatgatgtcgACGGAGCAAAATGAAGTGTTTTGAAGATGTTCAATAAAAAGGTTATCAGTTGGTCTTAAACTCATTGCAGTTGATCTCTTGTTTGGTTCTTCTTTATAAAGCCTGACGTCTGTCGTACAAGACTATACACGTGTGTTTGCATCCTAGAAATCCTTGATAATGCTCTCTAGCATTCTTAACTCATCCTGCAAGTCACTTTTGTGATTTATTAGTTTGGTTAGTGCTTTGATTTCTCTGGTTCGTTATGAGCCGAAGGAAAGAAATGGGGATGTCATTCTGCAAAGCCAACAAAGACGGATCAATTTCACAGATGCTACGCAGCAGGGCTTTTGGATAgtgggcaattccatggtaacagaatgatgctgagatgctaagtttggtaacagaatgactgttTGTGCCGTCACAAAGTGGAATTGCCCCAGTACTCAGTCCTTCTACCACCATTCCTGTT
Coding sequences within it:
- the LOC120034910 gene encoding aminoacyl tRNA synthase complex-interacting multifunctional protein 1-like isoform X1 gives rise to the protein MRMGLRGSFLEQLWVFETCQSQAGGHSLMFLVTRSLPLVKMSGHTPSVMRLEQRAAEADHIIDYLKQQVQLLKEKAKVQATVREEKKLMVENTKLKRDIEQLKQTLLEKEKSRGVREVAMPTAGDSSVQCASKSTPPQPSSPARSSTSAVATASPPPKNSEGKKNRPEKNEKGEKKPVATQEEAKVDVSRLDMRVGRIVTAEKHPDADSLYVEQVDVGEAAPRTVVSGLVKHIPIDQMQNRMAVLLCNLKPAKMRGVVSQAMVMCASSPDKVEILDPPSGAVPGDRVIFQGFPGEPDKELNPKKKVWEAVQPDLKTDGQCVANYKGAPFEIAGKGVCKAQTMSNSGIK